Proteins from one Roseimicrobium gellanilyticum genomic window:
- a CDS encoding BlaI/MecI/CopY family transcriptional regulator has translation MPRPPKVRNPSRPEPTEAELPLLRVLWNLGSASVRQVWEDLGAKGSYTTVLKQFQVMHEKGLVTRDESERTHLYQAAMPEERVQRSLLGRLLQQAFEGSAAQLVLGALSTKKVSAEERAEIRKLLDNLDAEEDAKPASKTKKS, from the coding sequence ATGCCGCGCCCTCCCAAAGTCCGAAACCCCTCCCGTCCGGAACCGACCGAGGCAGAGCTCCCTCTCCTGCGTGTCCTCTGGAACCTCGGCTCCGCCTCCGTGCGTCAGGTGTGGGAGGATCTGGGCGCGAAAGGAAGCTACACCACCGTGCTGAAGCAGTTCCAGGTGATGCATGAGAAGGGCCTCGTCACCCGCGACGAATCCGAACGCACCCACCTCTACCAGGCCGCCATGCCGGAAGAGCGCGTACAACGCAGCCTGCTGGGACGACTCCTGCAGCAGGCCTTCGAAGGCTCCGCCGCCCAGCTCGTCCTCGGCGCCCTCTCCACGAAGAAAGTGTCCGCGGAGGAACGCGCGGAAATACGCAAGCTGCTCGACAACCTCGACGCGGAAGAAGACGCGAAACCAGCCAGCAAGACGAAGAAGTCATGA
- a CDS encoding CoA-binding protein: protein MAADVPWMMSTGTQVNPRTPENVVVLGASPNEERYANKAMKMLLEYGHQPIPVNPGFDEILGIKCFKSITDVPGPVDTVTLYLGAARSEPLMADILAAKPKRIIFNPGAENERLAEEARARGIEALEACTLVLLRTGQY from the coding sequence ATGGCGGCTGACGTACCATGGATGATGAGCACTGGAACCCAAGTCAATCCACGCACCCCGGAAAACGTCGTCGTCCTGGGGGCCTCCCCGAATGAGGAACGCTACGCCAACAAGGCGATGAAGATGCTGCTGGAGTATGGCCACCAGCCCATCCCGGTGAATCCCGGCTTTGACGAGATTCTGGGCATCAAGTGCTTCAAGTCGATTACGGACGTGCCGGGGCCGGTGGATACGGTGACGCTGTACCTGGGCGCGGCGCGCTCGGAGCCGTTGATGGCGGACATTCTCGCGGCCAAGCCAAAGCGGATCATCTTCAATCCGGGGGCGGAGAATGAGCGTCTCGCGGAGGAAGCGAGAGCCAGGGGGATTGAAGCGCTGGAGGCGTGCACGCTGGTGCTGTTGCGGACGGGGCAGTATTGA